ACGGAGGCGCGGATGAAGCTCTTGCGCATCGGTGCGGTGCTGGCGCTTGCCGGTCTTGTGGTGTTCTGGCTGATCACCCGGCCCGAACGCTTGGCTCAGGGCGCTTTGGACGGTGTCGAGGGCGATGCCGCGCGGGGCGCGCTGGTCTTTGCCGCCGCCGGTTGCGCCTCGTGCCATGCGGCGCCGGGCGCCGAGGGCGAGGCCAAGCTGGTTCTGGCCGGGGGCGAGGGCTTTGCCAGCCCGTTCGGCACCTTCTATGCGCCCAATATCTCGCCCTCGCCCGACCACGGGATCGGTGGCTGGAGCCAGCTGGACCTGGCCAATGCCATGATGCACGGCACCTCACCCGAGGGGCAGCATTATTACCCCGCCTTTCCTTTCGTCTCTTATGCCAATACCGAGTTGGGCGATATCGCCGATCTCTATGCCTATCTGATCACCCTGCCCGTTTCGGACACGCCAAGCCGGCCCCATGACGTGGGATTTCCTTTCAACATCCGGCGCGGGCTGGGGATGTGGAAGCTGCTCAACACGGGCAAGGGCTGGGTGATGACCGACCCCGCCGACGCGCAGGTCACGCGCGGGCGCTATCTGGTCGAGGCGCTGGGCCATTGTGGCGAATGCCACACGCCGCGCGATGCGCTGGGCGGATTGCAGCGCGACAAATGGCTGTCCGGCGGTCCGATTCCCGGCAGCAAGGGGCGCTTTCCCGATCTGACGCCCAAGGCCCTGACGTGGAGCGCCGAGGACATCGCCTATTATCTGGAAACCGGGTTCACCCCCGATTACGACAGCGCCGGCGGCGCCATGGCGGATGTGATCCAGAACACCGCACAACTGCCGCCCGAGGATCGCGCCGCCATTGCCGCCTATCTCAAGGCGCTGCCTGTGAATTGACCGGGCCGGTCCCCAGCACCGAACGCAGGGCGCGCTCAAAGATACCGGCACCCACCGGAATCAGCGCATCGGGAAAGTCGTAGTCGGGGTTGTGCAACTGCGGATGGCCAACCCCGGCCCCCAGCCACAGCATCGCGGCCTCGGCCCCCTTGCCGAACTGCCCGAAATCCTCGGAGAACTTTTGCGGCTGCTCCGTCAGAACCAGGGGCACGTCCCCCGCGCGGCAGGCCCCGGCCAGCAGATCGACGGCGGCGGGATGGTTGGTGCAGGCCTCGAACACATCGTCATAGGAAATCTCGACCCGCAGCCCGGCGGGCTCGGCATGGGCGCGCACCAGCGCCTCGGCCTCCCCCATCAGTGTGGCCATACGCGCATCGGTGACGGTGCGCAGGGTGACCCAGAGCGCCCCCTCGCCCGGTGCCACGCCGAATGTCGGCTCGCCCAGCCGGGCATGGGTGAGCGTGGTCAGGGCAAAGCCGTCATCCAGCGCCCCACCCGGCCCCAGCGCCGCCAGCCGTGGCATCAGCGCCGCCATCACACCCGCGGGCGACAGCCCGTCCTGTGGCGCCGCCGCATGTGAGGTTTTGCCAAAAAGCCGGATCGCCATCCCGCGCGAGGCGCAGTTGGTCGCGCGCGCGCAAAGCTCAACCATGCCCAGCGGCAGGCCCGGCAGGTTGTGCAGGGACAGCACCGTGTCGGGCGCCACCTCGGCAAAGCGCGGATCGGCCCGCAGCGCCATGGCGCCCTTGCCGGTTTCCTCGGCCGGTTGAAAGATCAGGATCGCCCGGCCCCGTGCCGGGCGCCGCGCCGCCAGCGCCTCACCCACTGCCAGCACGATGACCATATGGCCGTCATGACCGCAAAGATGCCCGTGGCCCGGCGTCTCGCTGGCATAGGCCAAGTCGGTCTCTTCGGGAATGGGCAGCGCGTCCAGCTCGCAGCGGATAGCAACACTGGGCCCCGCGACGCCGCTGTCAAAGACGGCAACCACGCCGTGCCCACCCAGACCGGTCAGCACCCGGTCGGCGCCCATCTCGCGCAGCAGCCCCGCCACCGTCGCGGCGGTACGCGCCTCGGCGCCCGAGATCTCGGGCGCGCGGTGCAGCGCATGGCGCAGCGCCGTCAGCCGCGCCAGATCGCCGGGGGTCATGCCAGGCCGAGCTTCTTCTGCCGGGCGTCCCGCAGGCGCGCAAAGTCGTCGCCCGCGTGGTAGGACGAGCGCGTCAGCGGCGTTGCCGAGACCATCAGGAAGCCCTTGCCATAGGCGGCTTTCTCATAAGAGGCGAATTCATCGGGATGCACGAAACGATCGACCCGGTGATGTTTCGGTGTCGGTTGCAGATACTGGCCGATGGTCAGGAAATCGATATCGGCGGCGCGCATGTCGTCCATCACCTGGCGCACCTGCTGTTCGGTCTCACCCAGGCCGACCATGATGCCGGATTTGGTAAAGATCGACGGATCCAGCTCCTTGACCCGCTGGAGCAGACGCAGCGAGTGGAAATAGCGCGCGCCGGGGCGCACCTCGGGGTACAGGCCCGGCACGGTTTCCAGATTGTGGTTGAACACGTCGGGCTTGGACGCAACCACGACTTCCAGCACCTCGGGCGCGCATTTCAGGAAATCGGGCGTCAGGATCTCGATCGTGGTCGAGGGGCTGCGATGGCGGATGGCACGGATGGTCTGGGCAAAATGCTCGGCCCCGCCATCGGCCAGGTCGTCGCGGTCGACGCTCGTGATCACCACATGGTTCAGCCCCAGCTTCTCCACCGCATGGGCCACCCGGCCCGGCTCGAACGCGTCCAGCGCGTCGGGGCGCCCGGTGGCGATGTTGCAGAAGGTGCAGCCACGGGTACAGATCTCGCCCATGATCATCATGGTGGCGTGGCCCTGGCTCCAGCATTCGCCGACGTTCGGGCATCCGGCCTCTTCACAGACGGTGACCAGGTTGTTGTCGCGCATGATCCGGCGGGTATCGGCATAGCCCTTGCCCCCCGGCGCCTTGACCCGGATCCAGTCCGGTTTCTTGGGTTGCGCCTGGTCGGGGCGATGCGCCTTTTCGGGGTGGCGCTGCTCGGGGATCTTCAGGTCACGCACGGGCGGGTTTCCCTTGTCTGGAACGGTTGCAGCACCCTCTAACATAACGCGGCGTCACAGGTAAGACCATGGCTGCATGGCCGCCATGCATTTGCGGCCCCAACCGCCTGCCATGATGCTGCACATGCAGCAGTTCGCCGTTGAAGCCGGTTTGGATTCACACTAACGCTCGCCCGGCAAATACAATTCCAAGGAGAGCGTCTGATGAAGACCGGAGCATCCCTTCCCAATGTAATCTTCCACACCCGGGTGCGCGACGAGGCCGTTGGCGGCCCCAATCCCTATCGCTGGCAGGACATGACCACCGCAGCTTACTTTGCCGGCAAGCGCGTGGTGCTGTTCTCGCTGCCCGGCGCGTTTACCCCCACCTGCTCGACCTATCAGCTGCCCGGTTTCGAAAACGGCTTTGCCGATTTCCAGAACCAGGGCATCGACGCGATCTATTGCATGTCCGTGAATGACAGCTTTGTCATGAACAAATGGGCCGAGGCACAAGGCCTGAAGAACGTCACCGTGATCCCGGACGGTTCGGGCGAGTTCACGCGCAAGATGGGCATGCTGGTCGACAAGGACAATCTGGGTTTCGGCTTTCGCTCGTGGCGCTATGCGGCCATCGTCAACGATGGCAAGATCGAGGCCTGGTTCGAAGAACCCGGCCTGATGGACAACTGCCCCGAGGACCCTTATGGCGTCACGTCGCCCGAAACGGTGCTGAACTGGCTGGTTGCCGCCAATAGCGAAGTTGCCGCCTGATCCATCGTTCGGATCCGGCCATCGAATACCCGCGCGCCCCGCGCGGGTATTTTCGTTTGGAACATGCGCTGCACGGGTCTTGAGCCGGGTAAGCATGTGACGGCGCTGACCTGGTCTGCTAGCGTCACCACAGGTGGTCATAGCCCGGGCGAACGCAGCAATGCCAAAGATCGACAAACTCCCATGGCGAGATCACGCGGGCGGCGCCCATCCGATCACGGGCCAGGCTGACGGGCCCTATTCGGTCAGACCGCTGGGCGATGTCATCGGCCTGTCCCAATACGGTATCCATCTGGAACGCCTGCGCCCGGGTTCACGCTCGTCCCATCGCCATTGGCATGAGGGCGAAGACGAGTTCGTCTATGTGATCTCCGGCGAGCTGATTCTGATCGAGGATGAAGAGACGGTTCTGACCGCTGGCGACGCGGCGGGATGGCCGGGGGGCATGCCGGTTGCCCATTGCCTGGAAAACCGGTCCGATTGCGATGCTGTCTTTCTGGTCGTAGGCACGCGCCTGGATCGCGATATCGTGCATTATCCCGACCATGACCTGATCCTGCACCGGGACAACAACAGGCGCCAGTACACGCGCACCGATGGTTCACCGATTGAGGGCGAATCCTGACCCTTTGCCGTTTGCGCCACTCCGCGATGTGGGCCCGCAGCACGCGGACTGGCCGTTTGCGCAACGGCGGGCCGGCCCTAGCCCCTTTCCGGCGTTGATGGCTGGGTTTCGCGGGTTTCGGTGACGATCCCCTCGCCCACCTGGCGGATGATGCGTTCCAGATCGTCGAACCAGCGCGCCCGATAGGTCGAACTGCGCCGCACCAGCCCGACAGTGCGGGCCGGTTCCGGCGTGCGAAAACGGTGCAACCGCAAGCCCGGCACCGCCGCCAGTTCCGAGCGCGCCGCCAGTTCCGGCATCAGGGTCAGACCAAAGCCCTCGGCCACCAGCCGCGACAGGGTCGCCAGCGACGAGGCGCCCATGTTGATGCCCGCCGCTGCCCGGTCATGGCCACAGACCTCCAGCGCCTGATCGGTCAGGCAATGGCCATCCTCCAGCAGCATCAACTGCGTGGGCTGCAGGTCGGTCGGCCGCAGCGCCTCGACCCCCTGCGACAGGCGCTCAAGCCGGGACCAGGACCCGGCCAGCAGGAAACGGTCGCGAAACAGCTCGACCGAGGTCAGCCCCGCCTGCGATACCGGCAGGGCCAGAACGGCGGCGTCCAGCTCTCCCTTGTGCAACGCCTGCAGCAGCTGTTCGGTGCGCGCCTCGCGCACATGCACCCGCAAGGACAGGTTCTGCGCCCGCAGCTCGGCCAGCACGCCGGGCAGAAGATAGGGCGCCATGGTGGGAATAAGGCCCAGCGACAGGCTTGCCGCGCCGGCCTGGTCGCGGGCGAACCGGTCCAGCCGGTCGGCACTGGCCAAAGCCTGATCGACCAGCGGCAGCACGCTACGCCCCAGCGGCGTCAGCACCACGTCGCGGGCACGCCGTTCGACCAGCGGCCCGCCCAACACCTCTTCCAATGCGCGGATCTGCACCGACAGCGCAGGCTGCGAGACATGGCAGACCTCGGCCGCGCGGCCAAAGTTGCGCTGCTCGACCAATGCCTTGAAATAATGGAGTTGCCGGAGGGTGAAGCTCATAAGCGAAACATATCGCAATCACCCTTGGCGACAACCCGGGATTATCCGATCAGACGGTCGCGCCCGCTCTGCTCCTCGTAATGCCGCTTGAGTCGTTGCAGGGCGATGCGCAGCACGATCTTGCCCGAGCGCGCCGACCAGCCCATGCGTTTCTCGGCCAGTTCCAGCCCCTCCAGATAACAGCAGCAGCGCAGTGCCACGTCGCTCAGCCCCGGGCCCAGATCGGACAGCGCGCGCGCCACCCGGTTGCGGGCCGCTTCGGGGCCGTGGCCGATACCGCTGTCAGCTTGAAAACCGCCCCGCGCGCCACCAGTCAGGAAGCGGTCCCAGTTCTGCGCAATGTTGGGCCCCATCTGCGCCAGTTCGAAATCCTCGCGCAGCCGTTCGCCCGCCCGCACCAGCGTGTCATCCAGAAACGGCTGGCCGTCGCGATCCTTGCGTCGGGCCAGCGCGATCAGCGGGCTTTCGGCCATGTTGTAGCGCACCCGGCGCGGCCGTTCGCCCGCCTCGCCATCGACGGTCTTGTCGCCCATCACCCGGTGTTGCGCGGCAAAGGGGCTTTGCGCCTCTGCGAACCCGTCCTGGGCGGCGCGGGCGCGATTCTCGGCCTCGGCCAACAGCCGGCCCAGGGCACCCCGCCCGGCGGTTGTCAGGTAATAGCGGCTGATCCGGCCCGGCTTGTCACAGGCGATCCAGTCCTTCAGGGCCAGCGCCTGTGCCATGGCGCAACTGACCACGGCGGTGCGGGTATTGCCGCCCTTGCCGTCGTCGCGCACCACCACGGCCTTGTCCATGTCCTCGGCCACCGCCAGCACAGCGCCGCTTTCGCACAGGCGCCGCAGGATGCGGGTGGCCTCCTGGTCAAAGGTGGCGCTGTCGGGTGTCTCCTCGGTCTGCGGGGCGGGCACTGTCATCGGGGCGGTATCCTCTGGCTGGGACCCACGGCGCGAAACCGGCGTTTTGCTGAGTTTCAGCGGCGGGAAATGGGCGGCCGCCAATGCTTCGAGCGCCGCGTCCACCAGGGGATCGTCCCGTCGCATCTCGACCCGCCGGATCTGGCGCAGCACGGTCGAGGCATGGCACCCCGCCCCGCGCGCCAGATCCCGGATCGAGAACCCCGCCTCGGTATGAGCCAGATAGCGCTGCGCGCTTTCGGGAACCCAGCCGGGGACGGTGTTTTCTGCCCAGTTACCCATCGTGTCCTACCCTCAAAGGCAAATTGACTGACCCTCTTATCCAGCAGTTATCCCCCGAGTTGCGCACACACCTTATGGTTGCATTAGTTACTTGTTCGTTAAGATACCTGCTGCTTTGCCCATCATTGTTTCGAAACTATAAACAGTTCTGAAGTCAGCGCACGGTAGTTTCCAGATCGAAGCAACACCCGCAATGGTTGTGGCAGAAATGTGGCGAACACATTTCCGGGGAAAGGAACCGTCATGCAAGACCTGATGACCATGGTATCGCAACTGCGCCGCCCGCGCCTGTTGATCCGCGCCGCGCGCTTTGGCCAGGCCGAATACAACCGCGACCGGCATCTGCAACGCATCCTGGGATACGGTAAGCTGCCGCGCCCGGCGGCGGCGCTGATGCGGCTGATGGAGCTGGAACGGGTGCTGGACGAGCAGCGGCGCGCGGATGATGCGGGCTATTCGCTGCCCCGGCATGTGGATCTGCTGATCGCCATGATGGGCGAGGCGCAGCTGGTTCAGACCAGCCACGCCCCGCAAAGCCTGCAACCTACATGAAGGCGTCGGGCATCGAGGCCTTCTTCTCGGCCACATAGGCCGCCAGCGCGGCGGCGATATCAGGGTCGAGCGTGGGCTGCTGATAGGCATCCATCAGCTTGTCGACCCGGCTCGAGGCCAGCGCATAGGTGTCGCGCGCGC
The window above is part of the Ruegeria pomeroyi DSS-3 genome. Proteins encoded here:
- a CDS encoding c-type cytochrome encodes the protein MKLLRIGAVLALAGLVVFWLITRPERLAQGALDGVEGDAARGALVFAAAGCASCHAAPGAEGEAKLVLAGGEGFASPFGTFYAPNISPSPDHGIGGWSQLDLANAMMHGTSPEGQHYYPAFPFVSYANTELGDIADLYAYLITLPVSDTPSRPHDVGFPFNIRRGLGMWKLLNTGKGWVMTDPADAQVTRGRYLVEALGHCGECHTPRDALGGLQRDKWLSGGPIPGSKGRFPDLTPKALTWSAEDIAYYLETGFTPDYDSAGGAMADVIQNTAQLPPEDRAAIAAYLKALPVN
- a CDS encoding amidohydrolase; the protein is MTPGDLARLTALRHALHRAPEISGAEARTAATVAGLLREMGADRVLTGLGGHGVVAVFDSGVAGPSVAIRCELDALPIPEETDLAYASETPGHGHLCGHDGHMVIVLAVGEALAARRPARGRAILIFQPAEETGKGAMALRADPRFAEVAPDTVLSLHNLPGLPLGMVELCARATNCASRGMAIRLFGKTSHAAAPQDGLSPAGVMAALMPRLAALGPGGALDDGFALTTLTHARLGEPTFGVAPGEGALWVTLRTVTDARMATLMGEAEALVRAHAEPAGLRVEISYDDVFEACTNHPAAVDLLAGACRAGDVPLVLTEQPQKFSEDFGQFGKGAEAAMLWLGAGVGHPQLHNPDYDFPDALIPVGAGIFERALRSVLGTGPVNSQAAP
- the lipA gene encoding lipoyl synthase, whose translation is MRDLKIPEQRHPEKAHRPDQAQPKKPDWIRVKAPGGKGYADTRRIMRDNNLVTVCEEAGCPNVGECWSQGHATMMIMGEICTRGCTFCNIATGRPDALDAFEPGRVAHAVEKLGLNHVVITSVDRDDLADGGAEHFAQTIRAIRHRSPSTTIEILTPDFLKCAPEVLEVVVASKPDVFNHNLETVPGLYPEVRPGARYFHSLRLLQRVKELDPSIFTKSGIMVGLGETEQQVRQVMDDMRAADIDFLTIGQYLQPTPKHHRVDRFVHPDEFASYEKAAYGKGFLMVSATPLTRSSYHAGDDFARLRDARQKKLGLA
- a CDS encoding peroxiredoxin, with product MKTGASLPNVIFHTRVRDEAVGGPNPYRWQDMTTAAYFAGKRVVLFSLPGAFTPTCSTYQLPGFENGFADFQNQGIDAIYCMSVNDSFVMNKWAEAQGLKNVTVIPDGSGEFTRKMGMLVDKDNLGFGFRSWRYAAIVNDGKIEAWFEEPGLMDNCPEDPYGVTSPETVLNWLVAANSEVAA
- a CDS encoding cupin domain-containing protein produces the protein MPKIDKLPWRDHAGGAHPITGQADGPYSVRPLGDVIGLSQYGIHLERLRPGSRSSHRHWHEGEDEFVYVISGELILIEDEETVLTAGDAAGWPGGMPVAHCLENRSDCDAVFLVVGTRLDRDIVHYPDHDLILHRDNNRRQYTRTDGSPIEGES
- a CDS encoding hydrogen peroxide-inducible genes activator is translated as MSFTLRQLHYFKALVEQRNFGRAAEVCHVSQPALSVQIRALEEVLGGPLVERRARDVVLTPLGRSVLPLVDQALASADRLDRFARDQAGAASLSLGLIPTMAPYLLPGVLAELRAQNLSLRVHVREARTEQLLQALHKGELDAAVLALPVSQAGLTSVELFRDRFLLAGSWSRLERLSQGVEALRPTDLQPTQLMLLEDGHCLTDQALEVCGHDRAAAGINMGASSLATLSRLVAEGFGLTLMPELAARSELAAVPGLRLHRFRTPEPARTVGLVRRSSTYRARWFDDLERIIRQVGEGIVTETRETQPSTPERG
- a CDS encoding DUF6456 domain-containing protein, producing the protein MGNWAENTVPGWVPESAQRYLAHTEAGFSIRDLARGAGCHASTVLRQIRRVEMRRDDPLVDAALEALAAAHFPPLKLSKTPVSRRGSQPEDTAPMTVPAPQTEETPDSATFDQEATRILRRLCESGAVLAVAEDMDKAVVVRDDGKGGNTRTAVVSCAMAQALALKDWIACDKPGRISRYYLTTAGRGALGRLLAEAENRARAAQDGFAEAQSPFAAQHRVMGDKTVDGEAGERPRRVRYNMAESPLIALARRKDRDGQPFLDDTLVRAGERLREDFELAQMGPNIAQNWDRFLTGGARGGFQADSGIGHGPEAARNRVARALSDLGPGLSDVALRCCCYLEGLELAEKRMGWSARSGKIVLRIALQRLKRHYEEQSGRDRLIG
- a CDS encoding DUF6477 family protein, whose product is MQDLMTMVSQLRRPRLLIRAARFGQAEYNRDRHLQRILGYGKLPRPAAALMRLMELERVLDEQRRADDAGYSLPRHVDLLIAMMGEAQLVQTSHAPQSLQPT